From Triticum urartu cultivar G1812 chromosome 2, Tu2.1, whole genome shotgun sequence, a single genomic window includes:
- the LOC125541782 gene encoding putative F-box protein At5g15660: MDPLVTLPNDLIFMEVLVRLPVKCLASCKFVSPYWRALIECGDFVSHHRNRSRASRPSILVIPRKNGIEDEEEFSDDISFYRLAPGQAPDTFEDEAELMLEKACPPEAEGITNVIYPMHCDGLVAIATGTDQVFLCNPATKEFVALPLGTPDVDIHRMRPPSAAIGYDQWKNQYVVARYFYRRRCYKKPSGKLDYDIGHEVFTLGNNSWSWEATADPPHAIGDTPPVCTRDAIYWGCDGSEDPRPSSLMRFSLRYRTFDLVPCPPRFAYNSGIEHLADLGGKLCHVNIATSETAFDVWQLADDGTLWLPRCRIDPDDVSFGSDAFLPLLAAGGRMLTMVSDVDQRLYWCDERSGDVEKVMDLEDIDLEGWDDSNYCIHHVVPYRESLISIRNYMV; the protein is encoded by the coding sequence ATGGATCCTCTGGTCACCCTCCCCAACGACCTAATTTTCATGGAAGTCTTGGTGCGACTGCCCGTGAAATGCCTTGCGAGCTGCAAATTCGTCAGCCCCTACTGGCGCGCCCTCATAGAGTGCGGCGACTTCGTCAGCCACCACCGCAACCGTTCGAGAGCGAGTCGGCCGTCCATTCTCGTCATCCCCCGCAAGAATGGCATCGAAGACGAAGAAGAGTTCTCCGACGACATCAGCTTCTACCGCCTCGCGCCGGGACAGGCGCCCGACACCTTCGAGGACGAGGCAGAGCTGATGCTGGAGAAGGCGTGCCCACCCGAAGCGGAAGGCATCACGAACGTGATCTACCCCATGCACTGCGACGGCCTGGTCGCCATCGCGACCGGCACGGACCAGGTATTCCTGTGCAACCCAGCCACCAAGGAGTTCGTCGCGCTGCCGCTCGGCACCCCGGACGTCGACATCCACCGCATGAGGCCTCCATCGGCAGCCATCGGCTACGACCAGTGGAAGAACCAGTACGTCGTCGCCAGGTACTTCTACCGGCGCCGGTGCTACAAGAAGCCCAGCGGCAAGCTTGACTACGACATCGGGCACGAGGTATTCACGCTCGGGAATAACTCCTGGTCCTGGGAAGCCACCGCCGACCCTCCTCACGCTATCGGTGACACGCCACCGGTGTGCACGCGAGATGCCATCTACTGGGGGTGCGACGGCAGCGAAGACCCCCGGCCGAGCTCGCTGATGCGGTTTAGCCTGCGCTACAGGACGTTCGACTTGGTTCCATGCCCTCCTCGTTTCGCCTACAACTCCGGCATCGAGCATCTGGCAGATCTGGGCGGCAAGCTGTGCCACGTCAACATTGCGACCTCGGAGACGGCCTTTGACGTGTGGCAGCTGGCGGACGACGGGACACTGTGGTTGCCGCGCTGCCGGATTGATCCAGATGATGTTAGTTTCGGCTCCGATGCCTTCTTGCCACTTTTGGCCGCCGGTGGCAGGATGCTGACGATGGTGTCCGACGTCGACCAGAGGTTGTACTGGTGCGATGAGAGGAGCGGAGATGTTGAAAAGGTGATGGACCTGGAAGATATCGATTTGGAGGGATGGGACGACTCAAACTACTGCATTCACCACGTCGTCCCTTATAGGGAGAGTCTCATCTCCATCAGGAACTATATGGTGTAA